The Methanomicrobiales archaeon region CCGGAAGTTCCGGGGATTCCCGGAGAAGATACCGGATCACACCACGCTCTGGTACTTCCGGGAGCGGCTGATCCGGACCGGAAAGGAGCAGGAGGTCTGGGATCAGCTGCAGATGCAACTCGATGTGAAGGGTCTCAAGATAAAGAACGGGGGGTGATCCAGGATGCAAGCTTCCTCACCGCCGATCCGGGACATGCACCGGCGGATACTCCTCGAGGAGAGGAGGCGAAGACGAGAAGGAGCCGGGATGGCACCTGGGCCAAGAAAGGAAAGAAGTCCTACGTCGGATACAAGCTGCACATCCTGATGGACCGGGATCATCAGCTCATCCGGAGGTTAACGACCACCCCCGCATCGCTCCACGACAGCCAGGTGGATCTCTCCCGGAAGGGGGAGACGGTCTATCGCGATACAGGACACTTCGGTGTGAAGCCTCAGGCATCCATGGATAAGACCATGCACCGCGGTACCAGGGGACACCCGTTATCGATAAAAGAGAGGAGGAGGAGAAACCGGGCGATCATGCGGATCCGATCCCTGGTCGAGAGACCCTTCGCGGTGATCAAGAGAGCGTATCGTGCCGGACATGTATTGGTCACCACCACGGCCCGGGTGCATGCGAAGAACCTCTTCTCCTGTCTTGCGTTCAACCTGACGCAGCTTCGCATGATCCATCGACACCCATCCGAGCGGTAGCGATCGAAGACGGCTGGAAAATCCTCCCAAT contains the following coding sequences:
- a CDS encoding transposase, which codes for MIQDASFLTADPGHAPADTPRGEEAKTRRSRDGTWAKKGKKSYVGYKLHILMDRDHQLIRRLTTTPASLHDSQVDLSRKGETVYRDTGHFGVKPQASMDKTMHRGTRGHPLSIKERRRRNRAIMRIRSLVERPFAVIKRAYRAGHVLVTTTARVHAKNLFSCLAFNLTQLRMIHRHPSER